One genomic window of Etheostoma spectabile isolate EspeVRDwgs_2016 chromosome 7, UIUC_Espe_1.0, whole genome shotgun sequence includes the following:
- the tshz2 gene encoding teashirt homolog 2 isoform X1, with protein sequence MPRRKQQAPKRAAVYEDGVLQDSIPEEDAENDTQTEEECSEKTSPKVSEDRELDNKSTNTYSNQNSPISVLSNQEAELESRLSDTSDRLSDFKTSPPPESKRDEESPSSKHKEETGGSLEKMRAAYANFLSDSYWTGIGMDLKIGKNTSKANCDSTNGSTKSEFDWHQDALSKTFQQTHSPKPASKPNLFSSVHLYRQTTKPCGSVFTGASRFRCKDCSAAYDTLVELTVHMNKSGHYQDNNHSKQSNSSASSSKSRKRNFQDMEGKEDAQKVLKCMFCGHSFDSLQDLSVHMIKTKHYQKVPLKEPIPVITPKLLPPTKKRAFETVRPCSPDSTTGISGYTEAQRAAAISNVNSNRYGYQNGASYTWQFETCKSQILKCMECGSSHDTLQQLTTHMMVTGHFIKVTNSASKKGKQLALDPLAIEKIQGLAEPAAGDTEGEKVSPKNPSPGSSEKDSQGEGTSEKMEETEAKDDKQESEDQKAGNGTFKYPYLREEDLEQDSGGGGDILKSLANTVASAINKAQTGTPSWSAYPSIHAAYQLSGIIKSAPLSASPPTQLKQTFNHKLRPIAPKGKFYHGAVGVEAPQGQHQNVDIKKEKVGISEGKESQNIKFDLLENDDSDCQDDSSSSSKLDADCMNEGSEAIKGKLSPDFSDRGKTPSPAASNGRGATSEPLGDTPTLLGINPLSALQSVLNNHLGKANKPNSNSRGDKLSAHTQSIFADINRSSEKPALMLGNAIRKRPDNPFLFVNDDQPIDLTKSKHSKQSSPLLQPSTPLPQKYALSDIADMVKVLPKATTPKPSIPTRIPTMKLESDVRRFEDVSAEVYSIHKRKGRQSNWNPRHLLILQAQFASSLFQTSEGKYLLSDLGPQERMHISKFTGLSMTTISHWLANVKYQLRKTGGTKFLKSMDTGHPIFYCNDCASQFRSPASFISHLESHLGFQIKDMSKMPVEHQTKVEEPELSKALGVRATEALVTDEDVDSKFKCKLCCRTFASNHAVKLHLSKTHSKSPDNHSQYVEMDKE encoded by the coding sequence TGTATGAAGACGGTGTTCTTCAGGACTCCATCCCCGAGGAAGACGCTGAGAACGACACTCAGACCGAAGAGGAATGCTCGGAGAAGACCAGCCCCAAAGTGTCCGAGGACAGAGAGCTGGACAACAAGAGCACCAACACTTACAGCAACCAGAACTCTCCCATTAGTGTCCTTTCCAATCAAGAGGCCGAGTTGGAGTCACGCCTCAGCGACACCAGTGACAGACTCTCCGACTTCAAAACCTCCCCGCCACCTGAGAGCAAGAGGGATGAGGAGAGCCCCAGCTCCAAACACAAAGAGGAGACGGGCGGCAGCTTGGAGAAGATGAGGGCAGCCTATGCAAACTTTCTTTCTGATTCCTACTGGACGGGAATAGGGATGGACTTGAAAATTGGCAAAAACACCAGCAAAGCCAACTGTGACAGCACCAACGGGAGCACCAAGAGCGAGTTTGACTGGCACCAGGATGCGCTCTCTAAGACTTTTCAGCAGACCCACTCCCCAAAGCCTGCATCCAAACCTAACCTCTTTAGCTCAGTCCACCTGTACAGGCAAACCACCAAGCCCTGCGGCTCGGTGTTCACGGGGGCCAGCCGATTTCGCTGTAAGGACTGTAGCGCCGCTTATGACACTCTTGTGGAGCTGACTGTCCACATGAACAAGAGTGGACACTACCAGGACAACAACCACAGCAAACAGAGTAAttcctctgcctcttcctctaaATCTAGGAAACGAAATTTCCAAGATATGGAAGGAAAAGAGGATGCTCAAAAGGTGTTGAAGTGCATGTTCTGCGGCCACTCTTTTGACTCACTCCAGGATTTAAGCGTCCATATGATTAAAACTAAGCATTACCAAAAGGTGCCTTTGAAAGAGCCAATCCCAGTAATCACGCCCAAATTGTTGCCACCGACAAAGAAGCGGGCCTTTGAAACGGTGAGACCTTGCTCCCCTGACTCTACGACCGGTATATCTGGCTACACCGAGGCGCAAAGGGCCGCCGCCATTTCAAATGTTAACAGTAATCGCTACGGCTATCAGAACGGAGCGAGTTACACGTGGCAGTTCGAGACGTGCAAGTCTCAGATTCTGAAATGCATGGAGTGTGGAAGCTCCCATGACACCCTTCAGCAACTCACCACACACATGATGGTTACCGGACACTTCATCAAAGTCACAAACTCAGCCTCTAAAAAGGGTAAACAGTTAGCGCTTGACCCCCTGGCCATAGAAAAGATCCAGGGTTTAGCTGAGCCTGCTGCCGGTGACACTGAGGGAGAAAAGGTTTCTCCAAAGAATCCTTCCCCCGGGAGCAGTGAGAAGGATAGCCAGGGGGAAGGTACATCagaaaaaatggaagaaactGAAGCTAAGGATGACAAGCAAGAGAGTGAGGATCAAAAGGCAGGCAATGGGACTTTTAAGTACCCTTATCTCCGTGAGGAGGATCTTGAACAGGActcaggaggaggaggggacaTTCTTAAGTCTTTAGCCAACACAGTGGCCTCTGCCATTAATAAAGCTCAAACAGGGACACCGAGCTGGAGCGCCTACCCGAGCATTCACGCTGCCTATCAGCTCTCCGGCATCATCAAAAGCGCCCCTCTCTCTGCATCTCCTCCCACTCAGCTAAAGCAGACATTTAACCACAAGCTGAGACCGATTGCCCCAAAGGGGAAGTTCTACCACGGTGCTGTGGGAGTTGAGGCTCCCCAGGGACAGCATCAAAACGTGgacatcaaaaaagaaaaggttggCATTAGCGAAGGTAAAGAAAGTCAGAATATTAAGTTTGATCTGTTGGAGAATGATGACAGCGATTGTCAGGACgattcctcttcctcttcaaaGCTTGATGCAGACTGTATGAATGAGGGGAGTGAAGCGATCAAAGGGAAGTTGAGCCCAGATTTCTCTGACAGAGGCAAGACACCGAGCCCCGCTGCCAGCAATGGACGCGGCGCTACTTCAGAGCCTCTCGGTGACACTCCAACTCTCCTTGGCATAAACCCTCTTAGTGCACTGCAGTCAGTTCTAAACAATCATCTGGGCAAAGCCAATAAGCCCAACAGTAACTCAAGGGGAGATAAACTATCGGCCCACACCCAGTCTATTTTTGCAGACATTAACCGTAGCAGCGAGAAACCAGCTTTAATGCTTGGAAACGCTATAAGAAAGAGGCCTGATAACCCCTTTCTCTTTGTCAATGATGACCAACCAATAGACCTGACCAAGTCTAAACACAGCAAGCAGAGTTCCCCTCTCCTCCAGCCCTCCACCCCGCTGCCGCAGAAATACGCTCTGTCCGACATTGCGGATATGGTTAAAGTTCTTCCAAAAGCCACGACGCCGAAACCCTCCATACCAACGAGGATCCCGACGATGAAGCTGGAATCGGACGTCCGGCGCTTTGAGGACGTGTCTGCCGAGGTGTACTCCATCCACAAGCGTAAAGGTAGACAGTCGAACTGGAATCCCCGCCATCTACTCATCCTGCAAGCTCAGTTCGCCTCCAGCCTCTTCCAAACCTCAGAGGGGAAATACTTACTCTCCGACCTCGGGCCTCAGGAACGGATGCACATCTCCAAGTTCACCGGATTGTCCATGACCACCATAAGCCATTGGTTAGCAAATGTAAAATACCAACTGCGGAAAACCGGAGGGACCAAATTCCTGAAGAGCATGGACACCGGGCACCCGATCTTCTACTGCAATGACTGTGCTTCCCAGTTTAGGTCACCGGCCTCGTTCATTTCCCATCTGGAATCCCATCTCGGGTTCCAGATCAAAGACATGTCCAAAATGCCAGTAGAGCATCAGACGAAGGTAGAGGAGCCCGAACTGTCGAAGGCCCTCGGTGTCAGGGCCACAGAGGCTCTAGTCACGGACGAGGACGTGGACTCAAAGTTCAAATGTAAGCTCTGCTGTCGGACATTTGCCAGCAACCACGCAGTCAAACTCCATTTGAGTAAAACTCACAGCAAATCCCCCGACAACCATTCACAATACGTGGAGATGGACAAGGAGTAG
- the tshz2 gene encoding teashirt homolog 2 isoform X2 yields MRAAYANFLSDSYWTGIGMDLKIGKNTSKANCDSTNGSTKSEFDWHQDALSKTFQQTHSPKPASKPNLFSSVHLYRQTTKPCGSVFTGASRFRCKDCSAAYDTLVELTVHMNKSGHYQDNNHSKQSNSSASSSKSRKRNFQDMEGKEDAQKVLKCMFCGHSFDSLQDLSVHMIKTKHYQKVPLKEPIPVITPKLLPPTKKRAFETVRPCSPDSTTGISGYTEAQRAAAISNVNSNRYGYQNGASYTWQFETCKSQILKCMECGSSHDTLQQLTTHMMVTGHFIKVTNSASKKGKQLALDPLAIEKIQGLAEPAAGDTEGEKVSPKNPSPGSSEKDSQGEGTSEKMEETEAKDDKQESEDQKAGNGTFKYPYLREEDLEQDSGGGGDILKSLANTVASAINKAQTGTPSWSAYPSIHAAYQLSGIIKSAPLSASPPTQLKQTFNHKLRPIAPKGKFYHGAVGVEAPQGQHQNVDIKKEKVGISEGKESQNIKFDLLENDDSDCQDDSSSSSKLDADCMNEGSEAIKGKLSPDFSDRGKTPSPAASNGRGATSEPLGDTPTLLGINPLSALQSVLNNHLGKANKPNSNSRGDKLSAHTQSIFADINRSSEKPALMLGNAIRKRPDNPFLFVNDDQPIDLTKSKHSKQSSPLLQPSTPLPQKYALSDIADMVKVLPKATTPKPSIPTRIPTMKLESDVRRFEDVSAEVYSIHKRKGRQSNWNPRHLLILQAQFASSLFQTSEGKYLLSDLGPQERMHISKFTGLSMTTISHWLANVKYQLRKTGGTKFLKSMDTGHPIFYCNDCASQFRSPASFISHLESHLGFQIKDMSKMPVEHQTKVEEPELSKALGVRATEALVTDEDVDSKFKCKLCCRTFASNHAVKLHLSKTHSKSPDNHSQYVEMDKE; encoded by the coding sequence ATGAGGGCAGCCTATGCAAACTTTCTTTCTGATTCCTACTGGACGGGAATAGGGATGGACTTGAAAATTGGCAAAAACACCAGCAAAGCCAACTGTGACAGCACCAACGGGAGCACCAAGAGCGAGTTTGACTGGCACCAGGATGCGCTCTCTAAGACTTTTCAGCAGACCCACTCCCCAAAGCCTGCATCCAAACCTAACCTCTTTAGCTCAGTCCACCTGTACAGGCAAACCACCAAGCCCTGCGGCTCGGTGTTCACGGGGGCCAGCCGATTTCGCTGTAAGGACTGTAGCGCCGCTTATGACACTCTTGTGGAGCTGACTGTCCACATGAACAAGAGTGGACACTACCAGGACAACAACCACAGCAAACAGAGTAAttcctctgcctcttcctctaaATCTAGGAAACGAAATTTCCAAGATATGGAAGGAAAAGAGGATGCTCAAAAGGTGTTGAAGTGCATGTTCTGCGGCCACTCTTTTGACTCACTCCAGGATTTAAGCGTCCATATGATTAAAACTAAGCATTACCAAAAGGTGCCTTTGAAAGAGCCAATCCCAGTAATCACGCCCAAATTGTTGCCACCGACAAAGAAGCGGGCCTTTGAAACGGTGAGACCTTGCTCCCCTGACTCTACGACCGGTATATCTGGCTACACCGAGGCGCAAAGGGCCGCCGCCATTTCAAATGTTAACAGTAATCGCTACGGCTATCAGAACGGAGCGAGTTACACGTGGCAGTTCGAGACGTGCAAGTCTCAGATTCTGAAATGCATGGAGTGTGGAAGCTCCCATGACACCCTTCAGCAACTCACCACACACATGATGGTTACCGGACACTTCATCAAAGTCACAAACTCAGCCTCTAAAAAGGGTAAACAGTTAGCGCTTGACCCCCTGGCCATAGAAAAGATCCAGGGTTTAGCTGAGCCTGCTGCCGGTGACACTGAGGGAGAAAAGGTTTCTCCAAAGAATCCTTCCCCCGGGAGCAGTGAGAAGGATAGCCAGGGGGAAGGTACATCagaaaaaatggaagaaactGAAGCTAAGGATGACAAGCAAGAGAGTGAGGATCAAAAGGCAGGCAATGGGACTTTTAAGTACCCTTATCTCCGTGAGGAGGATCTTGAACAGGActcaggaggaggaggggacaTTCTTAAGTCTTTAGCCAACACAGTGGCCTCTGCCATTAATAAAGCTCAAACAGGGACACCGAGCTGGAGCGCCTACCCGAGCATTCACGCTGCCTATCAGCTCTCCGGCATCATCAAAAGCGCCCCTCTCTCTGCATCTCCTCCCACTCAGCTAAAGCAGACATTTAACCACAAGCTGAGACCGATTGCCCCAAAGGGGAAGTTCTACCACGGTGCTGTGGGAGTTGAGGCTCCCCAGGGACAGCATCAAAACGTGgacatcaaaaaagaaaaggttggCATTAGCGAAGGTAAAGAAAGTCAGAATATTAAGTTTGATCTGTTGGAGAATGATGACAGCGATTGTCAGGACgattcctcttcctcttcaaaGCTTGATGCAGACTGTATGAATGAGGGGAGTGAAGCGATCAAAGGGAAGTTGAGCCCAGATTTCTCTGACAGAGGCAAGACACCGAGCCCCGCTGCCAGCAATGGACGCGGCGCTACTTCAGAGCCTCTCGGTGACACTCCAACTCTCCTTGGCATAAACCCTCTTAGTGCACTGCAGTCAGTTCTAAACAATCATCTGGGCAAAGCCAATAAGCCCAACAGTAACTCAAGGGGAGATAAACTATCGGCCCACACCCAGTCTATTTTTGCAGACATTAACCGTAGCAGCGAGAAACCAGCTTTAATGCTTGGAAACGCTATAAGAAAGAGGCCTGATAACCCCTTTCTCTTTGTCAATGATGACCAACCAATAGACCTGACCAAGTCTAAACACAGCAAGCAGAGTTCCCCTCTCCTCCAGCCCTCCACCCCGCTGCCGCAGAAATACGCTCTGTCCGACATTGCGGATATGGTTAAAGTTCTTCCAAAAGCCACGACGCCGAAACCCTCCATACCAACGAGGATCCCGACGATGAAGCTGGAATCGGACGTCCGGCGCTTTGAGGACGTGTCTGCCGAGGTGTACTCCATCCACAAGCGTAAAGGTAGACAGTCGAACTGGAATCCCCGCCATCTACTCATCCTGCAAGCTCAGTTCGCCTCCAGCCTCTTCCAAACCTCAGAGGGGAAATACTTACTCTCCGACCTCGGGCCTCAGGAACGGATGCACATCTCCAAGTTCACCGGATTGTCCATGACCACCATAAGCCATTGGTTAGCAAATGTAAAATACCAACTGCGGAAAACCGGAGGGACCAAATTCCTGAAGAGCATGGACACCGGGCACCCGATCTTCTACTGCAATGACTGTGCTTCCCAGTTTAGGTCACCGGCCTCGTTCATTTCCCATCTGGAATCCCATCTCGGGTTCCAGATCAAAGACATGTCCAAAATGCCAGTAGAGCATCAGACGAAGGTAGAGGAGCCCGAACTGTCGAAGGCCCTCGGTGTCAGGGCCACAGAGGCTCTAGTCACGGACGAGGACGTGGACTCAAAGTTCAAATGTAAGCTCTGCTGTCGGACATTTGCCAGCAACCACGCAGTCAAACTCCATTTGAGTAAAACTCACAGCAAATCCCCCGACAACCATTCACAATACGTGGAGATGGACAAGGAGTAG